Below is a genomic region from Flammeovirgaceae bacterium SG7u.111.
CATATTTTGCCTTGTAACCGCTGCTGGTCAGGAGCGTTTGCCCCTCGTTTGGCGGCCGAACGCTGATATCAACCATAGCCTCGGCTACTTCAAACTTATCTTTCAATGCTAAATAGCTTGTCGCCAAAATATCCCACATATAATAGGTGTAATGATAGCTAGGAATAGTATCAATGGTAGTTGCCCAAAACTGCCCTGTCAAGTCAGATAATTTGTACTCAGCCTGCTTGGCAAGCCTCGATAAAAAAGTTTTTCCCACCGGAACATGGTTTGTTACATCTAGCGGAATAAAAACTAGAGGAAGCTCATACGCCAACATCTTCTTTGCATTTATCGGATCCCAGAACACATTCCATTCCGCACTTCCGTTGTGCTGGAAAGTCTGCACGTTCCCTCCTACTTCAAATGCGCCACCCATCCACACTACTTCGGCTATATTCTCTTTAATGGAAGGATCTTTCTCCAAAGCCAATACCAAATTAGAACATGGCCCGGTCATAAGCACGCTTACAGGCTGGCTGGCATTCTTTATCTTCTCCACCATCAAATCCACCGCATTGGGGATACCGTAAGGATCTGGCGAAGGAGGAAGGTTGATGAGCATCGGCAAAAAGTTCACCACTTCGGGCTGCGCCCTCCATGCAGGCGGGAAAGCATTTACCCCGTGGTATTCTCCCCTTCCCAATGGAACATCTTTTTCTTTTCCCATCAACTGCAACAGTTTGTAACTGGACTCAACGCCCGGTTCCAAATAGCAGTCGGCAGGAGTGATAGAGACGCCAATCAGCTCTATCTCATCTATAGTGAGCAATAAAAGAAGGGACAGAAGATCATCGATCCCTCCGTCGTGGTCCATAAATACAAGTTTCTTCATTATTTTAATTTAGTGTTATAAGTTGGCTCAATATATTCGCTAGATAACAGCAGAGCGATGGGGTCGTTTTGAGACACCCCCCATCGCTAATTATATCCAAAAAGTCACTTACTTGCCTCATAATGGCTATTATAGCTCACAAACCATTTTTGACCCTGAGTTTAATTAGAGCTTATCAATCAACCAATTGCTTCTGATATTCCTTTGGGAACTTCTTCACCGATTTGATCTCTATATTTTTATAATATGCCTCAGCCGCTTCCGACTGAAACTGCAATTTTCCTTTGCTCAAAGGAATCTCTTCGCCATTTATTACTTTGCGAGCATTTTCCACTACCATTACCACTTTTCCATTCACCACATGGATACTTTTCCTGCCCACGCAAATCAGCTCCACCGTGTTCCATTCCCCGTTAGGTTTTTCATTATGCTTATTGATATGGCAATAGCCCGGGTTTCCTCCTCCACCGCCATAGGTAATATATTCTTTGCTATCGTCTGTTACCTGATAGAATCCATCCTTCACCTTAGAAGAGCGAATATCTGCCCTTGCATGTACCAAGCCTACAAAATCTCCCATATCCGTTTCTTGGACCTGAAATTCTAGGCTCGACATCCAAACCTTCCAAAATGTGCCATGCTCCCCATGGCAGTGGTACAAAATACCATTATCCCTTTTTTGGTTTAGCCTAGGCTCCCATTTTTTCTCGCCCCATTTAAACTCAGCTTTCAAATGATAGTCCCCAAACTCTTGGAGCGTAGTAAGCCCAGCATAAACCTCACCCGTTATTTTCAACACCAACTCGCCGTCCTCCTCTATCGTAGTCATAATATTCAGCGGATCGTTCAACCCTATGGGCTTTCCTTTCGTCACATTGGCACTTGTTTCATATCCTTTTATCTCCACAGTTTCGTGGGGCACTCCTACAAAAAGCTCGAAGTTAGAAAGCTCTTTATCGAGCAAAGGCTGCCATTTTTTACTTATTTCAAATGAATTTTGAGCTTGGGCAGGCAAAATAATAGCTGTTCCCAAACAGAACAGCAAAGTCATTACAGTTTTCATATTTAAAGTTTAATCGGTACTAATAAAATATTGCGAATAGTCTACGCTAGAAATCAGTCACTTGGAAATAGCAATCGATGGAATATTTCCCCTAACCTTTTCCAGAAGCTGGAAGTTAGAGAAAAAATCTAATATGGAAGGATTCAGGAAAAATTATTCTCTAATTTGACCTAATATTCTTGGCTACTAATTCAATTATACTACCTGACTTTAAGAAATAGCAAACCGAGTTGAAAAGTCGGGCTATAAAAACAACGACGACGTCACTCTACGTGACGTCGTCGTTGTTTTTTGTTTTATGAAAGTCGCATTATTTAGCTGCTGGTTCTTCCGCAGGCAACCTTTCTGCAATCTTCTTCCAGCTTTTTATAACCCTTTTGGTTTTTCTATGCCACGCCTCCAGTTCCGCATTATCTTCGTCAAACTCGTTATATTCCTCGCTGCGGAGCAACTCGGCACTTTCTTGGAACTTCTTCAAATCCAACATCTCGTTATAGAACGCCATGCCTTTTTCAATATACGCTTGCGTGATCTTCTTCTTGGCAAAGGCATCTATGATAGACTTGTCTTTTAGAATCTCCGAATAGAGTAAAAACGTTTGAAATTTCATTTTGCTGTACCCCTTTTCACGCTCACTCCCCAAGCCCAGCTTAGTATAAGTATCAAAATCATCCTCAAACATGTTTTTCGCAAAATCTACCAAAGGGGTGGTATGGTCCCAAAGTAATTCTTTCACATCACTAAAAGCCTTGGTGGCAGACTTCCTCCTGCCGAAAGCAACCAAATGCTCTTGCCGCTTTTCTACGATCGTTTTAAATTGCTTGAGTCTCTCCTCAAACTCCTTTTTGGGAAAACCGGCCGAAATAGCCGCTTCCAATTCTTTTGGGGCAGATAACGTAAGGTCTATAAATTTCCTCACTGCCTCCATTTTGTCCGTAACTGTGTTGCTCTTAGCCATATACGTATGTTTAAATGAAAAATTAATAAGTGGTTTAATAACGCATAGCCCAAGGCAATGTGATCCAGCAAATTAGCCCATGTACACAATTTTAAAAAGTAGCAAGCATCAAAACAGAATACTACAACCCATTCTTTTACAAGCTATTACACCAATACGCATCAAAAACAACCCTCCTCCCAAAAAAAGTCTATTGACTGTTACAATAATACAAGTACTTTATCGGAGAACTTTTTAGAAAAAGAAACAAACCATCAGGTAAGATTTGTTAAGGAATCAACTATTTTAGAGGGACATAATCCTTCTCCATCCTCAAACCCTCTGCAATCTCCCCAATTCAAGTCATCCTGCACTTGATGCAGGATCTCCCGCCTATTATTCCGCCTTACATTGATCCTCAAAAGGAAAGCTCTACAATGCCTGCGGGTGTATCGAGGGGAGATGACGTTCGCTTATCGACCTTCCTTTCGCCGAACGTCAGGAAGCGCCTGAAACGACTCCGACGTATGTGCCGCTCCGAAAAAAGGGCTCAACCGCTCGGCTCTGTCGAGTGGAAACTATTAATACAACCTCTGGCTACCTTGGGCGGGGATGCCCAATTCATAACCCTCATCATACCAAAGCTTGACAGGTGCGGCCGAGTAAAATAACACACTTGATTGAAAGAACCTAAGTTCCGCAATGCCAGCTGGTGTATCGGGGGGAGATACTGGGTCGTAGCCCGGTATGACTCGGTTTTTTCTTGGGATGACACTGGTTTGAGGTTGCCCGTCGGGGTCGTTTCAGACCGCCCCGACGTTCGCTTATCGACCTTTCTTTCGCCGAACGTCAGGAGGCGTCTGAAACGACTCCGACGTATGTGCCGCTCCGAAAAAAGGGCACAACCGATCGGCTCTGTCGAGTGGAAACTATTAGTGCAGCCTCTGGCTACCTTGGGCGGGGATGCCCAATTCATAACCCTCATCATGCCAAAGCTTGACAGCTGCGGCTGGGGCTCAATAACAAGCAAGAGAATCGTACCAAGTTTGGAAACAGGGTAACGAAGAGCTAGAAACTTGGTACGGCTACACCGAGGGAATAATAGAAGCATGAAAAAGCGAGAGACCCTAAAGGCATAGTTCTCCATTCTTTTTAGCAACCCTAAAAAGAATGGGGAAAATTGTTTTTTGTTTGTAACGTGCAATTAATTTCTGCATAGTGTTAATATCTACAAAGTAGTTTTGAAATGATGTTATTGGTGGGTAGATTGTAAGTGGCAGATATATAAATTATGCTCAAACAGGTAGAAGATAATAATATGATCCAATCAAGCCATCACGATATAAAAGTCTATCAAATAAATACGGGCTTTTACGAATTCGAAAACTTATCTAACACTCAAGAAATTGTTGAGCATATTATTAAGGATCATAAAAAGAGGTTTGAGACTCCATATGGACTTGAAGACCAGCGTTCAAGTTTAGAAATTGAACCAATCAATTATTTACTATATGTTTTCAATGAAATTGATAAGGAATCCATCTGGAAGAGTTTTCTTCCAAAAGAAATTACTGAACAACATGATTTTAGTATACAGAGCACTTCCTTCGCCCTTTTTATTCTTATTGAATCTGAGATTTTTGTTCTAATTGGTGGTAAGGGAATTTCTGTGATCAAGAAATTTATAAACCACTCCTTTGGGCTTGACTTGTATGAAAAAATTTCAGATCCTGATAATGATATTGTACATTCTCAAATGTCACGAGGAGTTACTGGTAATTTAACCTCAGAACAGAAGACCTATAGGAATGAACAAAAACTTATCGATTCATTATCAATTGGAAGAGTTCCTAACAAATTCTATTTATTACTCAGGCAGGATTTAAAAGACTCAATATTTGATTTTATTGATTTTGATGATGAGAATGTCTATTTAGAAATTGGCTCTTCATTTTGCCTTAAATGGAAGCTGTCATTCGAACAGACACATGAATTAATATTGAAATTAGTTGAAATACAGAAAAATGGAACGGGCAAACCCTTAAGTAGATTTGAACGCATAAGGGATTCCAAATTTTGCAAAGATAGCTTAGAAATGGCCCTTTATGATCATTTGCGGAATGATATGGTAAGAATGAATACACTTGGTTCTACCACTGTAAACAACTTGGATTTCGACTTTGTTCATCCGCAAAAGTTGAATCTATTTTATGAATGTGATATTTATTCGGCATATAAGAAAGGATCTAAAACTCCATTTTTTGAAACACGAGATCGCACAAGATTATATTATGAAACCCTGAAATATCTCTATGAAACTGTAGATCAGCATGACGCTTGGAGTTTTATAAAACATCTTTCAGGGGTTAGAATCAGGGGTTTTGTAGGTGAAGAGAAAAAAACTGAGGCAATGTTTATTAACCACTTAACCTGTGAGGTTCCTGTAAATGGTAGCCCTTACTTTCTTATTGACAATCTCTGGTACAAGGTAAGAGGGGATTTCATAGATACTATTAACGAACAATGCAGTTCAATGCTTCAATCAAATGAGTTGAGCCCTAACCCACTGACTAAAATCTGGTTTAGGGATATAGATGAGGGAATGTACAATTTAGAATATCTTGAAGAAGACAATTTTATAGTTCTCGATAAAATGCTAGGGCAAAATATAGAGTTGTGTGATTTGCTATATGAAACCAATGAAAATATTTACTTAATCCACGTAAAGGAGGGTTTTGATGCTAAAATCAGAGATGTGACTAACCAAGTTTCGATTTCTGCAAATAGATTATGGAATGATCTAAAATCTGATTTTCATTTCGTAAATACTGTCTATAGGCGTTATTCGGAAAGTACCAATTTTGAGTATAATAGCATTTCCGTAGAAGATTTTCGACTAAAATTTAAAAAGGACATAATCTATGTTATTGCCTTTTGTCACAACAGGATTAATAAAAAAGTATCTGAGGACATTCAGGAGTTTAAGTCGAACATTGCAAAATTTTCGATAATTCAAAGCATTAGGGATATGCAAGGCAATAACTACCCACTTAAAGTGATAGAAATAAAAAGAGAATAACATAATAATTTAATTGTGTAAATATGAATAAAAGACATTATATATTATACTATTTGGATTGCAGAGAATCTGGTTCAACCTGCTCATAGTTTATACACAAAGGACAAAGGGACTCATCATATAGATTTCCAAGAACATCCCTTTTCAGATGACAATATCTTATTTGTAGCCAATAGGCAAGTCTAAGCTTTTGATCTAAATGGAAGCTACGAAGGCTTCCTTATTCTGTTTACAAACTCCTTCTTTTTCTCTGATAATAAGCTTCCATTTATTCTTCCAAACCATGGGATCTCAACTTTCAAATAGCAAATCCTTTGTTGCCTCTATCAGATAAGAAGAAAGCAACGTTCGCCTCCCATGCCGCTCGGCTCTGTCGAGTGGAAACTATTAGTGTAGCCTCTGGCTACCTTGGGCGGGGATGCCCAATTCATAACCCTCATCATGCCAAAGCTTGACAGCTGCGGCCGAGTAAAACAACACGCTTGATTGAAAGAACCTAAGTTCCGCAATGTCAGTTGGTGTATCGGGGGGAGATACCGGGTCGTAGCCCGGCATGACTCGGTTTTTTCTTGGGATGATACTGGTTTGGGGTTGCCCCGTCGGGGTCGTTTTAGACCGCCCCCGACGTTCGCTTATCGACCTTTCTTTCGCCGAACGTCAGGAGGCGTCTGAAACGACTCCGACGTATGTGCCGCTCCGAAAAAAGGGCTCAACCGCTCGGCTCTGTCGAGTGGAAACCTCTCCCTCCTACTATTCAATCTCACATTGCTCCTCAAAAGGAAAGCTCTATAATGACTTCTGTCCTATGCATAAGGCTTGCAGTGTCCTTTTTCTTCTTTCATTAGCGACACAATTTGTGTCAACTTTTTTCGGGATGCCTTAGAAGCTATTTGGAAATATATCTTCAAAATTCTTATGTGCTTATTTCCTCATCAGATCTAAAACTTACAAACCCAAAACAACTACATATTACTGCCGGACGACTACTTTTTGGTGCCAAACAAGGACTTTTTAATGCCGGAGAAAGAGATATTTCTTCTGAAATATGAAAAATCAAAGACGATATATGAAATATTTGTGCCGATGAACGTCTTATTTTTCCCGAAATATGAAAAATCAAAGCCGTTATTAGACTTACGAAAGACGATATACTCAATATTTTTTCCTTTTTGCTCCTTTTTATTGCCTTTTTTCTTCTTTTCTGAGCCGTATGAAGGGTTATTTGCCCTTGCGGGTACATTTTTGGGTTCTTGGCAAGGGTAAATTCTAAATTTTGTGAATTTTATTAAAATGGCACGTGGGTATTATGGGGTATTTAGGCAGTTAAATCCTTTGCCCAAATGAAATCAGTAGTTCAACAGAGTAAATCTGATGAACCGATTTATAGTTTACCTGTTCGGTTTTAGCTTAAACTATTCTTGTCATTGATTCTTTCTCCACTTAATGTATCATAATAAGCCTTCCCTCACTATCTCTCCTTCTCAATTGATAAAAGCGATCTTGGCTACGTGTGTTTCTTGCCCGTCTTCAGAAGCACTGTAGACCAGATAGATGCCTGTTTGCGCACGTTGGCCGTTGTAGTTTGCCCCGTTCCAGGTAGCAGTGCCTCCCGCAGCTTGTGTTTGCCAAATAAGCTTGCCCGCAATATCGGTGATCTTGACCGTAGCGTTGTAGCTCAAGCCCGAAATACTAATCAAGCCCCCAAAACTTGGCAGCACAGGATTGGGGAATACCTTTACATTGCTATGCTCGTAGGTAGCCGAAGTAGCCGTTCCTCGGTATGAGATAATCCCCTTATCAGTAGCGAAAAAGACCTCTCCTGTTAAGGGATTTGTTTCAATATCTATGATGGTATTGGAGAGCAGCGGGCTGTTGTCTTCGTCGAAAAAGGAAATGAGCTCCGAGCCGTCGTCACTGAAGAGCCATGCACCGTTGAGCGTGCCTATCCACTTGCGGTTGCCACCGTCTACTTCCATAGCGGTTACCTTTTCCCCTTCCAGCAGCCTCCTGCCCTCGTAGCGGGGAATGGTCGCATCGCCCGAAGAGGAATCGAACACTCCGCCGGGGTTAAAGAACTCCGCAACGCCATCATCGGTCCCCACCCAGATGCTTCCGTTGATATCTTTGGCAAAGGCATTCACATTCCCATTGGGCAAGTTCCCAAAGCCCGACCCTTCTGTTAGGTAGCGGCTTTTATCCAAGTCCTCGTTGAAGACGAAAAGTCCCCCACCCCTCGCCGGGCTCACAATAGACCAAACAGAACTAAAATCATCAACCAAAACCTCCAGTGGAAAGCGGGAAAGCGTGGCATCGAAGGCAAAAGAGTCCCATGTTCCATCTGCATTGAGTCTATGGAAAGATGGCGAGCCTTCTGGAACGTTGTAGTTGGCAAACCAGAGGTCGCCTACATTCCCCACGTTCATTCCCGAAACAAATTTATTTCCTTGGAAGTCCGAAACTATGGGGGAATTGGGAACGGAGGAGACAGTATTGTCTTCTTGGTTCCAGCTAAGCAAGCCGTCACCAAAACTTGCTAAATATACTAGCCCATCAGAGAAGTTGATCTTGCTGGCTACCAAATCTGACGTTTGGGGAATAGGGGTCGCTCCAATAAAATTTGGTTGCGAAGTAAAATTCTCCCATGTCCCATCTTCATCAAAAACATAATAACCAGAAAAATTCCCAGAGGGCACCATGTCTTCGTCATATCCTCCCGACAGCGCCATCACCTTCGTGCGGAAAAAGTTCAATTTGAAAACGGAAGGGTCAAAAGTGCCAGAAGGCGTATATTTTTCAACTACCCCTTCTGAAACCTTTAACAAACCACGCTCTTGGTCGGCTACCCAAAGGTTTCCCGAGGCATCGGGGAAGGCATCGAAAGGAGCTGGCCAATCATCTGCTTTCAGCTCATCTACCTGTTCGCTTTTATCTATCAAAAATACCTCTTCTCCTGTTGAAAGAAACAACTCTTCTGCATTTGAAGTCAAGCTTTTGTACATTTTTCCTGAAGCGATGCTTGTATTGGAAACCGTTCCACTTACATAGCTATACAATCCATCGTTTTCTTGGGTGAAATAGCATTTCCCATCAAAAAAAGAAGCGTGTTGAATCTCGTTAGCGCTCTGGGCAACCACCCGCCAGTTTGTATAATCTTTGAGATTTACATCTTCCGATAAAGAACCAACCATTAGCCCATGATCGGCTGCTATGAAAATACTGTCTGCACCAAATGTAGTAGAGAGTACCTCAATTTCAGCACCCTCTGGGCCTATGTTGTTATAAGTATCTTTGATGCGGTAAGTAGCCAAGTCAAGGATAACTACCCCAAAGCCCGTGGAGAAATAGCCGTATTTCCCATTGATGCTGAGGTGATGAATTGTTTTATCATCAAAATCACTATTGAGAATGGATCGGACGTTGACAATGCCTTCTTCGTTCATCAAATCGATGTTGCCATTTTGATAGCCGATCACCAAAGTTTTCAGTGTTTCCGAATATCCCAGCGCAGCTACTTGCGAATCGCTCAACCCATCCACTTTAGAGAGTACATTCAAACTATTATCTTCCTGATCTAAAAAGAATAGAGAATTTCCAGAGGCACAATACACTTTATTGTCGCCCATGGTCAGTTTTGAACCTTTGTGGTACGTTAGGTGTACCCGCCAACTACCCACAGGGATATTCGACTGGGCAAACACTTGGAGGGAAGTTCCAATGAACAAACTGAGTATGATGGCCTGAATGAATTTCATGTAGTTTATAATAGGTGCTTAGTTTTTCAAAGACAAAAGTAAGACAGGAAACAGGAAATAAAAGATGGAAAGACTATTACTCTCCTTGACTATGTTAAAGCATGTTTAATTTTCTGTGTTTTTTAACAATGCCATCAACCTAATTCCCTTTTAAGTTGTCCTTACTTTAGCACTAAATCAACCTAACTCTACTCATGAAGCATTTTAAACTCAAATGGCTATTTCTACTCCTGCCCCTAGCCTTTTTTCTTTCCTTTACAGACCCAGGCTCTCTATACGAACCCGTCCTTATGCTCCGAAGTGAGATGGAAAAGGCCGTACAACTGAAGCCCGCTAGGGAAATCAAAACCCCTGGGAAAATATGGGTACAAGACCAGTATATTTTTGTAATAGAGAAATACAAGGGGATTCACCTGATAGATAATACCACCCCTACCCAACCCAAAAAGATAGGTTTCATCCACATAGATGGCTGCACAGATGTAGCTGTGAAGGGCGATATCATTTTTGCCAACAATGCAGTCGATCTTATCGGCATCAAAACCTCTCCCAATTTCCAATCTGTCTCCGTAGTAAGCAGAAACAGAAGTGTACTCCCAGAACTTGAGTCGCCCGAGGGCTGGAGCAACTCCGACTTTGAAAAGAACAGGCCTGAAAACTCAGTCATTGTAAGATGGGAATTATACAACAAGTAACACCTACCGACATGAAACATCTCAATAAAATATATCTTATAACTTTTCTTATTCTGCCATTACTAAGCCTTACTTCCTGCGAAAGTGGAGATGCAAGTTTTGATGTAAGCAATCCATCGACTTCCAAAGGAGGCTCTACGGCTACATTTGCCCTCAAAAATGATTATTTGTATGTGGTGGACACTGAAAACCTAATGGTTTTTGACACTCGGAATGAAAGCGATTCTAAGTTGATCAATACCATTCAGGTTGGGTGGGGCGTAGAAACCATTTTCCCTTTCCAAAACCTCTTGCTCTTGGGCACGCAAAGCGGCGTTTTTATCTACGATGTATCTTCACCAGCATCGCCAAGGTATATTTCCGACTACCAGCACATCGTTGCATGCGATCCGGTAGTTACTGATGGGAAATATGCTTACCTCACCTTGAGGGAAGGTACTGCTTGCCGAAGGGCAATCAATGAACTACAAGTTTTGGACATGACCGACATAACTAATCCACAACTTATCACTCAGGTGAACATGTCGAACCCAAAAGGCTTGGCGCTGCATGGTAACATGCTTTATGTTTGCGACGAAGGGGTTAAAGTTTATGATGTGAGCGACCAGCGCAACCCCGTTCTAATCGATCAAATTCAGGGCATACAGGCAAATGACATCATTTACCATCGCAATCAACTCTTGGTAACAGCCGAGGAAGGCTTCTACCAATTTGACATCGATAACCTACAACAGTTAAGCTACTACACCTACTTATAATGAGATATTTATACCTGCTTTTTATTCAATTATTTATCCTTCAGGCAAGTTTTGGGCAAAGCAATACAGACCCTTTCAAAAATCAAAAACAAGCAGTACTGATCCTGCCCCAATATGCTGCCGTTTCGGGTATCAGGATAGATTATGAGCGGAAATTAAAAGACAGCAACAAATGGCTTATCTTCTCACCTCAAGTTTATTTCTCGAACACCAACGATAATTTCACCGGTTTTGATGAATTGCGAGGAATAGGCCTAAACCTGTATTATAAAAAATTCTTGCATTATTCTGTGAAGGAAAACCCAAATGGTTTGCCGAGGGTTTCGCTTTACTTTTCAACGGGGCCAACCTACCAATCTTTTTCGCTAATCGACATTGAGCAAGTTCCGGTAGAATACACCGAAGAAGACGTGAGCTATATCCGGTTTGAAGAGGGCAAGGTCAAAACTCGTATCAATAGACTTGGTGCTGATGCTAATTTTGGTCTCCAGCTTAATTTCAGCAATTTCATCCTCAACCCTTATGGGGGAATTGGCCTGCGGTATTCTATGGACGAGGAGGGGAACCTAGTCGATTTCTTCAATGACGAATGGATTGACTTTGGCTATTCGGGAATTATCTTGACCGGCGGGGTTCGGCTTGGATTCTTTATTTAGAGGAAGTTATCCAATATTTTGCAGCATGAAATAATTTCATGCTGCAAATGACCTATTTTCGCTTGGTGAATTAAAACGTTAAGTACTTCTATGAAAGAACATTGGGATAACCGCTATTCATCTAAAGAATACGCTTACGGAGAAGCTCCAAACGAATATTTTAAAGAACAACTCTTGCAACTTGAACCTGGCAAGATCTTATTGCCCTCCGAAGGCGAAGGTAGAAATGCTGTATTTGCCGCCAAGATAGGTTGGGAAGTCACCGCTTTCGACATCAGCAAAGTTGGTAAAGCTAAAGCAGAAGCGCTAGCCCAAAAACAAGGGGTAAGCATAGATTACCACCTAGCTGAGTTTAGCAAAATCTCATTTGAAGAGGGATCTTTCGATGCCATCGGAATTGTATTTGCCCACTTTCCCCCTCATTTGCAAGCTACCTATTACAAAACGCTAAGCACTTACCTGAAAAAAGGAGGTGCGCTCATTGCTGAGGTTTTCAGTAAAAACCAATTAACATACCAAGCGGCAAACGAATATGCTGGCGGCCCTAAAAACATAGACATGCTCTTTTCCACCGAAGAGGTTGTCCAACTTTTTCCCGACCTAGAATTTGTAACCCTTGAAGAAAAAGAAGTAGCATTGCACGAAGGTATTTACCATGATGGCACAAGCTCCGTCATCAGAGTTTTGGGGAAGAAAAAGTAAGCTTAAGATTTTACTTCTAACCCTTTTGCCCCCTCTTTCATACTTTTTGGAAAGCATTTCCCCCTCCCCCAAAACTTTTCCATTCATTTTTTAGATTCTTTAGAAGAATCATTTAACTTTTCTCAAAATTCCCGTGTCAATTTTTTATGAAGATAAACACTTACTTTTCCATGAAGCATTTCCTCGCTATCCTACTTTTCCTAGTCGCTTTCCTTCCTCTTTCTTTTGCCCAAACCTATCCGTTGGGTCTGAATCCGCCCTCGCTCAAGTGGCAGCAGATAAACACAGACAAGGTGCAAGTTGTATTTCAACAAGGGCAGGAAGAAAAAGCCCAGCGTGTAGCCAACTTGGCACATTACCTGCACGACAATCACTTGGAAACCTTAGGAGAGGAAAATGGGAAAGTAACTATCTTTTTACAAAACCAGACCACTGTTTCCAACGGTTTTGTAGCCTTGGCACCTTTCAGGTCGGAATTTTACATGACACCTCCGCAGCAGAGCTTTTTGGGAACTGGCGATTGGCTGGATCTTTTGGCTATCCACGAATACAGGCACGTGAACCAAAATTTCAATGCTAAGAAAGGAATCTCCAAGGCGGTCACTTGGGTGTTTGGGGAAAACGGGCTTGCACTGATGAGGGCTACTGCTATTCCCCGCTGGTTTAGCGAAGGCGATGCCGTGGTAGAAGAAACGGCATTGAGCACGGCAGGCCGAGGAAGGAACCCGCTTTTCGATATGGAATATCGAGCTGTTTTTGAGCAAAAGAAATTCTACAATTATGAAAAAGCTTCAGCTGGTTCGCTCAAAGATTTTGTGCCCAACCATTATACTTTGGGGTATTATATGGTGGGAAATGCCCGAAGGCTGTACGGAAAAGAAATATGGAATAATGTTTATGAAGATGCTGCCAAATACAAAGGATTATTTTATCCGCTTAGCAGAAATTTAAAGAAACACACCGGCCTAAAGACAAAAGACCTCTACATGCAAACCATGCGAAGCTTGGATAGTATTTGGTCAGACCCTGTTGCCCAACCACAGTTAAGCCTTCCTTTAGATATCAGCACAAAAAGCACAAAGATAGTCACCAGTTACAACGTTCCCCAGTTCCTAGAAAACGGAGATCTCTTGGTGGAAAAAAGCGGGTTTAACCACATCCGAAGTTTTGTTAGAATTGACAAAAATGGCAAGGAAGAAGTGATAATAAAACCGGGATTGAATAATGGAAACAACATTGCTCTTTCCACAGCCAAAAACAAAATAGTGTGGGCTGAACAAACATTTGACGTACGCTGGGGAAGTAAAGATTTTTCGGTGATCAAAATATATGACCTTTCTACCAAGAAA
It encodes:
- a CDS encoding class I SAM-dependent methyltransferase yields the protein MKEHWDNRYSSKEYAYGEAPNEYFKEQLLQLEPGKILLPSEGEGRNAVFAAKIGWEVTAFDISKVGKAKAEALAQKQGVSIDYHLAEFSKISFEEGSFDAIGIVFAHFPPHLQATYYKTLSTYLKKGGALIAEVFSKNQLTYQAANEYAGGPKNIDMLFSTEEVVQLFPDLEFVTLEEKEVALHEGIYHDGTSSVIRVLGKKK